From Methanobacterium alcaliphilum, a single genomic window includes:
- a CDS encoding DUF4013 domain-containing protein, with protein MNIKELFLDAVKYAASDWTKFILLGILFVSVDLLDRTTTEDIIPFNLWLVLMGILVIVFFIQAGYVFRIIETSAIDESDELPPFNNIKDLFKHGVKDSAVVMCYIIFPVALLALSTGITIAYINTDIPLKFPIIITLIFGIISVIFFIFMQAAILNMVHNHGKIRSAFNFKQIYGKIREIGVKKFLIVCLLTGIIFLIIEPFLLDDLRGSLDFYGGTILEFIVAPYLAILTSRFLGTMARH; from the coding sequence ATGAATATTAAAGAACTTTTTTTAGATGCTGTTAAATATGCTGCATCTGATTGGACAAAATTTATTCTTCTGGGAATATTATTTGTAAGTGTTGATTTATTAGATAGAACCACCACTGAAGATATAATCCCATTTAACTTATGGTTGGTCCTGATGGGAATTTTAGTTATTGTATTTTTTATTCAGGCAGGGTATGTTTTCAGGATAATTGAAACATCTGCTATAGATGAATCAGATGAATTACCCCCATTTAACAACATCAAGGATTTATTTAAACATGGAGTCAAAGATAGTGCAGTAGTTATGTGTTACATCATATTTCCCGTGGCATTACTTGCATTATCTACAGGGATTACAATTGCATATATTAATACAGATATTCCCCTAAAGTTTCCTATTATAATAACCTTAATTTTTGGAATAATTTCCGTTATATTTTTCATATTCATGCAAGCCGCAATTTTGAATATGGTCCATAATCACGGTAAAATCCGTTCAGCATTTAATTTCAAACAAATTTATGGAAAAATTAGAGAAATAGGTGTTAAAAAATTCTTAATCGTCTGCTTATTAACAGGAATAATATTTTTAATTATTGAACCATTCTTATTAGATGATTTAAGAGGTTCACTTGATTTTTATGGGGGAACTATATTGGAATTTATTGTTGCCCCTTATTTAGCAATATTAACCAGCCGTTTTCTGGGAACCATGGCGCGACATTAA
- the hemA gene encoding glutamyl-tRNA reductase: MILNIRVDHKTADIKTMESSISTLDDLFLNLKSKCNVEEYISLRTCNRSEYYMVLSDNYLGEIECADFVIEKNEAAMMHLLRLASGLESMIIGEDQILGQIKDAKKKAKKEGSAGIVLDTIFNKAIHVGQSVRKKTQINRGSVSIGSAAVNLAESVHGNLKCKKVLIVGAGKMGTLVAKALVEKHLKAIVVANRTHDRAVCLAKELGGYAIHFDRLKESMEDADVIISATGAPHAILTYEKVKAAVPLERRNSLVMVDIANPRDIEDEVSNLGVKVFNIDDLRGIAEDNRKIRKKEAKEAEKIVENELLLLNRSLKHLKVEPLLSDIRSNMELIRYRETQKALKKLGNINGKEKVVDKLTKSVVDKIFHDIVLNLRKAAENDEEELIKACELLFNNEN, from the coding sequence TTGATTCTTAATATTAGGGTTGATCATAAAACTGCTGATATAAAAACTATGGAAAGTTCAATTTCTACTCTAGACGATCTTTTTCTGAATTTAAAATCAAAATGCAATGTAGAAGAATACATATCTCTTAGAACCTGCAATCGTTCTGAATACTACATGGTACTATCCGATAATTATTTAGGCGAAATAGAATGCGCTGATTTTGTCATTGAAAAAAATGAAGCCGCTATGATGCATCTTTTGAGGTTGGCATCTGGTTTAGAGTCAATGATTATTGGTGAAGACCAGATTCTTGGCCAGATCAAAGATGCTAAAAAGAAGGCGAAGAAAGAAGGGTCTGCTGGAATTGTATTAGATACAATTTTTAACAAGGCAATTCATGTAGGCCAATCTGTTCGTAAAAAAACCCAAATCAATAGAGGATCTGTCTCTATAGGTTCTGCTGCTGTAAATCTTGCAGAATCAGTTCATGGAAATTTAAAATGCAAAAAAGTACTTATTGTAGGGGCCGGTAAAATGGGTACTTTAGTGGCCAAGGCTCTTGTGGAAAAACATCTAAAAGCTATTGTTGTGGCTAATCGTACTCATGACCGGGCAGTATGTTTAGCAAAAGAATTAGGTGGATATGCTATTCATTTTGACAGATTAAAAGAATCTATGGAAGATGCAGATGTCATTATCAGTGCTACTGGTGCTCCACACGCTATTTTAACTTATGAAAAAGTAAAGGCGGCTGTACCTCTAGAACGCAGGAATTCTTTGGTAATGGTAGACATTGCTAATCCCCGGGATATTGAGGACGAAGTTTCAAATTTAGGAGTCAAAGTATTTAATATCGATGATCTTAGGGGAATTGCGGAGGATAACCGTAAAATTCGAAAAAAAGAAGCTAAAGAAGCTGAAAAAATTGTTGAAAATGAACTTCTTCTTCTAAATAGGTCTCTTAAACATTTAAAAGTCGAACCACTACTTTCAGATATTCGCAGCAATATGGAGCTTATTAGATATAGAGAAACTCAAAAAGCTTTGAAAAAATTAGGGAATATTAATGGTAAGGAAAAAGTTGTAGATAAACTTACAAAATCTGTTGTAGATAAAATTTTTCATGACATTGTTCTAAATCTTAGAAAAGCAGCAGAAAATGATGAAGAAGAATTAATCAAGGCCTGTGAGTTGTTATTCAATAATGAAAACTAA
- a CDS encoding precorrin-2 dehydrogenase/sirohydrochlorin ferrochelatase family protein, with protein sequence MAWTPLFLQMADKKVLIIGSGEVGERRALRFLKAGAEVVIIGGTLSKDIQYNGAVSKPRDELEKWIEWCDLVIIASGDTDFNNKVASLSGEKLINRADNPFEGNLIIPTTFSVGEAQISIYTGGKSPLMARMLRKKIQAAITEEDILQIELQDYARNKLKIFTNKQRLRRHYLYKILNNSKIRYSLEKGNLKEAKSQVDTLIENMVSNGDDSF encoded by the coding sequence ATGGCTTGGACTCCGCTTTTCCTGCAAATGGCTGATAAAAAGGTTCTTATAATAGGATCTGGCGAAGTAGGTGAAAGGAGAGCTTTAAGATTTTTAAAAGCTGGAGCCGAAGTTGTAATCATTGGCGGGACTTTGTCAAAGGATATTCAGTATAATGGAGCAGTATCTAAACCAAGAGATGAACTTGAAAAATGGATTGAATGGTGTGATTTAGTTATAATTGCCAGTGGCGACACTGACTTTAACAATAAAGTTGCTTCCTTATCTGGAGAAAAACTTATAAATAGGGCAGATAATCCATTTGAGGGTAATTTAATTATACCTACCACTTTTTCGGTTGGTGAAGCTCAGATATCAATTTATACTGGTGGAAAAAGTCCATTAATGGCCCGAATGCTTCGAAAAAAGATTCAGGCTGCCATAACTGAAGAAGATATTCTCCAAATAGAATTACAGGATTATGCTCGTAACAAGCTTAAAATATTCACTAACAAACAAAGACTTAGGCGCCATTATCTTTATAAAATTTTGAATAATTCTAAAATTAGATATAGTTTAGAAAAAGGCAATTTGAAAGAGGCTAAATCTCAAGTTGATACTTTAATAGAAAACATGGTTTCCAATGGGGATGATTCATTTTGA
- a CDS encoding methanogenesis marker 9 domain-containing protein — MVWDDAPSHVCRGGDKRALTFCCPPVKPCPVMYALEDAGLSAQDYIDIKEEFGKQTRLGQGEGTCFGSLVWCCKPSKPCPLRDMVMRRIEMSPEEYMTLKKELSEKLVGKSEFFDEKSIKTLADTFDVTEEEALSVLQECGNDLRTAMKILRMKKVE; from the coding sequence ATGGTATGGGATGACGCACCATCACACGTATGCCGAGGCGGAGACAAGAGAGCTTTAACATTTTGCTGTCCACCAGTAAAACCTTGTCCCGTAATGTATGCATTAGAAGATGCAGGTTTATCTGCTCAGGATTATATTGACATTAAAGAAGAATTTGGAAAGCAAACCAGACTAGGTCAGGGAGAAGGTACTTGTTTTGGTTCTTTAGTATGGTGTTGCAAGCCATCTAAACCATGCCCCTTAAGGGATATGGTGATGAGAAGAATTGAAATGAGTCCGGAAGAATATATGACTCTTAAAAAGGAATTATCTGAAAAATTAGTTGGAAAATCGGAATTTTTCGACGAAAAAAGTATAAAAACACTGGCAGACACTTTTGATGTTACTGAAGAAGAGGCTTTATCTGTACTTCAAGAATGTGGCAATGATTTACGAACAGCTATGAAAATTCTTAGAATGAAAAAAGTTGAATAA
- the atwA gene encoding methyl coenzyme M reductase system, component A2, translating into MSFIVLENVTKTFNDVDVLKNLNITINEGSVLGILGRSGSGKSVLINMLRGMKEYKPDHGRIIYRVAICPDCNRVEPPSYADKSCGCGSKFEIQEIDFWNSNRQDFAAIKRRIAIMLQRTFALYEDDTVIDNIIKSMADVDYEESTYIALELLEMTQMSHRITHIARDLSGGEKQRVVLARQMAKNPMLFLADEPTGTLDPKTAELIHQALLEGVKDRNITMVITSHWPEVMKKLSNYVIWLEKGEVIEEGDPDEVVAKFMAKVPLPEKRAEFKVGGPIIEMKDVKKHYYSIERGVVKAVDGINLTVDEGEIFGVVGLSGAGKTTLSRILFGLTEPSSGEIEVKLGDNWIDMTERGPLGRGRVMPYLGILHQEYSLYPHRNVLGNLTEAISLELPAEFAKMKAVYVLKAVGFDEDYAMNILTKSPDELSGGERHRVALAQVLIKEPNIIILDEPTGTMDPITRVQVTDSIINAREELNQTFLIISHDMDFVLDVCDKAALMRGGKILKIGDPKAIVEELTPHEKEKMLTED; encoded by the coding sequence ATGTCGTTTATAGTATTGGAAAACGTTACAAAGACGTTCAATGATGTGGATGTTTTAAAAAATTTAAACATAACTATAAATGAGGGCAGTGTTCTCGGTATATTGGGTAGAAGTGGATCTGGAAAATCTGTTCTCATAAACATGCTCCGGGGAATGAAAGAATACAAACCGGATCATGGTAGAATTATTTATAGGGTGGCAATATGTCCAGATTGTAATCGGGTTGAACCTCCATCTTATGCCGACAAAAGCTGCGGGTGTGGCTCTAAATTTGAAATTCAGGAAATTGATTTTTGGAATTCTAATCGGCAAGATTTTGCAGCAATCAAGCGAAGAATAGCAATAATGCTACAGAGAACTTTTGCTCTTTATGAAGATGATACGGTTATTGATAATATAATAAAATCTATGGCTGATGTTGATTATGAAGAAAGTACTTACATAGCTTTAGAACTGTTAGAAATGACTCAAATGAGTCATCGTATTACTCACATTGCCCGGGATTTAAGTGGTGGTGAAAAGCAGAGGGTTGTTTTAGCTCGGCAGATGGCTAAAAATCCCATGTTATTTTTAGCGGATGAACCTACAGGTACATTAGACCCTAAAACTGCAGAATTAATCCACCAAGCTCTCTTAGAAGGGGTAAAAGATAGGAATATTACTATGGTCATTACTTCCCATTGGCCAGAAGTAATGAAAAAATTATCGAACTATGTTATCTGGCTAGAAAAAGGTGAAGTGATTGAGGAAGGAGACCCTGATGAAGTCGTCGCAAAATTCATGGCCAAAGTACCTCTTCCTGAAAAAAGAGCTGAATTTAAAGTGGGCGGACCCATTATTGAAATGAAAGATGTCAAAAAACATTATTATTCCATTGAAAGAGGGGTTGTTAAAGCAGTAGATGGAATTAACCTCACTGTTGACGAAGGAGAAATCTTTGGAGTGGTAGGTCTAAGTGGGGCCGGCAAAACCACTCTCTCACGTATTTTATTCGGACTAACTGAACCAAGCAGTGGTGAAATTGAGGTCAAATTAGGAGATAACTGGATTGATATGACTGAAAGAGGCCCTCTTGGAAGGGGAAGAGTTATGCCCTATTTAGGAATTCTTCATCAAGAATATAGTTTATATCCGCACAGGAACGTGCTTGGAAATTTAACTGAGGCCATTAGTCTGGAACTGCCTGCAGAATTCGCGAAAATGAAAGCAGTTTATGTTTTAAAAGCTGTGGGATTCGATGAAGATTATGCTATGAATATTCTAACTAAAAGCCCAGACGAATTAAGTGGAGGGGAAAGACACAGGGTTGCTTTAGCTCAAGTTTTAATTAAAGAGCCTAATATAATAATCCTGGATGAACCCACTGGTACTATGGATCCCATTACTCGAGTACAGGTTACAGATTCTATTATTAATGCTCGAGAAGAATTAAATCAAACTTTCCTGATTATTTCTCACGACATGGACTTTGTTTTAGATGTCTGTGATAAGGCAGCTTTAATGAGAGGCGGTAAAATACTCAAGATTGGAGATCCAAAGGCGATTGTTGAAGAACTGACTCCTCATGAAAAAGAAAAGATGCTTACGGAGGATTAA
- a CDS encoding MJ0144 family RNA dihydrouridine synthase-like protein, with product MAGISDAQFCLKLIPYGFDMVTLGGYNADKSTIKAGKQIIERGRNEFDVGEEILFELIENQANTLKKNWNGLVSINLRALNPEPIVEISKIKDIDVVEINAHCRQKEITEIGCGQDLLNDIDYLEDFVGYVVDNASAKVSVKIRANVGGVNEIEVAKALERAKCDYIHVDAMKPGFNCADFEVIKNISKATDIFLIGNNSIVDIESAKKMFESGACGVSIARAAISGKINFDLSKI from the coding sequence TGGTTTTGACATGGTAACATTAGGCGGTTATAATGCGGATAAATCCACTATTAAAGCTGGAAAACAAATCATTGAAAGAGGAAGAAATGAATTTGATGTGGGTGAAGAGATATTATTTGAATTAATTGAAAATCAAGCTAATACCCTAAAGAAAAACTGGAATGGTTTGGTTTCTATCAATTTAAGGGCCTTAAATCCAGAACCAATCGTTGAAATTTCTAAAATTAAAGATATTGATGTCGTAGAAATTAATGCACACTGCAGACAAAAAGAGATTACTGAAATTGGTTGTGGACAGGATCTTTTGAATGATATTGATTATTTAGAAGATTTTGTAGGGTATGTGGTGGATAATGCATCTGCAAAAGTTTCGGTAAAAATAAGGGCTAATGTTGGTGGGGTAAATGAAATTGAAGTTGCAAAAGCATTAGAACGTGCAAAATGTGATTATATTCATGTTGATGCTATGAAACCAGGCTTTAACTGTGCAGATTTTGAAGTAATAAAAAACATAAGCAAGGCCACGGATATTTTTTTAATTGGAAATAATTCCATTGTGGATATAGAATCTGCAAAAAAAATGTTTGAATCCGGTGCTTGTGGAGTATCCATTGCCAGAGCAGCAATAAGTGGAAAAATTAACTTTGATTTGTCAAAAATATGA